One Eurosta solidaginis isolate ZX-2024a chromosome 1, ASM4086904v1, whole genome shotgun sequence genomic window, ggttgctctttttctcctacgcgttttgatgaaattttttcatcttcatcagggagactgtatatttatcatagaatatgatataaaacaaaacaaacattaacacattagttagaattacacaatttacatcactctgttgttaacataatacttacatgaaactttcaacatctaacacataaataaacaaaactttacgTTTAATTTACTGTCTccattcatgtttcctgcttcgtccattggctgataatgccatcatataagcgcagtttatattgttgacgtcttctttgaaactcattgcagtattgattttttgttgtattcgtagagtttccagcgtcattcgtgttcgttctttcccctcaacgtctaatattttcgcgttttcgaagttcgctgtgtgtcctttgttggtcaaatgttgcatAGTGCTGttattgtttttctatttttggcgtCAAGTCTATGTTCGTTTTTTCGTACACTTAGCGATCGCTTcgtcgttccaatgtatatttgattgcatgtttctcctgcgctcccattactttttatttcgtataccacattatgttgttgttctttgtcgattttatctgttatttctgtaaaaattgtagtattcaaagttcgaaatttaAAATAATCGAAAGAattaaaagtaatcaaaaaagccTTTTTGATTATtctagattttttttaataatcggaaaaaatcatgattttagtttttttatttttttctaatggtaatcaactagtaattgcttttttcggaaaacaatggAAATAATCATTGActattaaaataggcatctaattaatagattactaatgctaattcaaatttaacaggtctgaattTACCTGAAATTACACACAAATTTATATACACAATTACCTAACATAGCTGGGGGAAAAATGTTAcgtcaaaaactaaaaaaaataaaaaaaaaattgttttcgtcgGCATTAACAACAAAGAATctagcattgtgaattcatacaagtgaaaaatcttcctattcctccattgccaaacctacctgtcaaataatagctgacaggggaATGGCTGTCGgaaatggccagagaatggaagaaatgattgttttttgctcgccgttattaaattggaGTACTATGAATCgcacatttgtgtttcaaatcagctttgcTTTTAATTGTGTATACAGAAAGTCAGACTACTTAAATATTGACTTTAATTTCTAAAATGTAGCTATTAAATAAGATATGAGCAGCCAGTAAGcaagaattttaaaatatgtaaataatgcaatataccagttgtttacaaaaatgtttggaaaacacttggcaaataatttaagtaatcaaagagcgattgaacaggtgatcgagacTGTTTAccattgtgaacgttttttttcaACGTATATAAATTCACAATGGTATCTAGGAATATAGTAGTAACTCGGTTCTTGCACGTAATGGAATCCGGGCTCGGTGCAAGTTTCGAGGTTGTCGCAAGTACCAagtgtttttttttcgtatgaaataaaagacaattttatGAAAGAATTTGGTTGGAAAataagtttaatatttttaatatgtattttaattcAAAACGCTTAGGTTTAATTCGTTCATATATATAAATAGAGAAAGACTAACATACTTTATGtggaactaaaaaaatttaaaatttttgtttgttttgtgcaAGCTCGCTTGTTGAGTATTACGCTGCTTCTAAGTCTCTGGAACGTTATAATATCGTCTAATGATGCGTTATTTTGATCAGCTCattctaagcaaatatttatgcTGATATAGTCTCTTCCGGTGTAACTTTCTTCGTGTTTACTACCACGTTGTTTGTTTCTTCATCATCGGTAAGATCACAATCGACCAAGAGATCTTCAAAATAGGTTCAGCAATCCATTGCTCAATTTCAGAATCGGATATCTGCTGCAATGGTTCTATTtcttgaagaaaattttaaattgtttgaaCATTGGATGTATCTTCAACAAGCTGTAAACGTAACTCTGAAAGAGGGATGACATCTTCACTATCCCATTCGGATGTTAcctcaaacaaattttgaaatgatgACTGAATTGAAGACACATTAACAGCATTCCAGGCATTATCTAAAAAGCATATTGCGTCTTTTAAGGTGATGTTTCGCAGAGATTCGTCTATTGCTATAAAAGGCTATTCATTAACTCGCCTTCTTTGGGAGGGCATGGAGCATTATCTATAAGCAATAGAGCCTTTTCGGGAAGATTTTCGAAACTCTTTTACCTGCAATTttaggaaattttaaattaataaacggAATTTTTTACAACCAAAGAtgaccatattgtaacgaatctactgaaattcctcttatttgcagccttctgctaacgttcgaatcactaaactgttgaaaaaataactccaatattcgataatgcaaaatggtctttattagactacttcaaaataacacgtatatttcgcaactgatagcttgcttaaatcaaactgacttcgtgatgcctcagcttgtgctgcttttatactcttcggtttcctcgttcacccatttctcctaaggtctattaattccgtgaacctgatgcttgtttaccagctatatacatgtatatttgtaatttgtatccatatgcgtgtgtatatgtgagcggctgatgatgacgtgcgtttgcgagtatctctctctcttgccttgtatgtatgtgtgtagacataatgattaatttgtttacgtacatacaactGTGGCAccttgctttattgttgctgtggCTTTATATACTTAGTATCaaattagtgatgtgagtatcacttagtgtcactaatattcgtcacaaaacATACCTCTGgaacaaatatttcaaacaaaGCCAATGTCATCCAAGCACTTTTATTTCCTTTGTAGACAACTTGAATATCAGTAAAAATTTTAAGTGAACGCGGGTTCAATGATTTCCCAATAACCAATAATTTTACTCTGTGATTTCCACATGCATTCGTGCAAGCAAGACAAGTTATTCTTTCTTTACTGATTTTATGTCCTGGACCGGAAGTTTCTTTTGAGCGCACAAGAGTTCCATCCGGCAAAAGCTTCCAAAAGAGACCAAATTCATCGGCATTGTGTATCTGGTCCTTGCTCAAACCTAAATCAGCAATTTTTTTGTACAGTCTTTGCAAAAATGGATTAACTGAATGAGTCTTATTGGAAAGTTTTCCCCACATATTTTAAGTCTTCGTATTCCatatctttttttaaagtttGTAACCCATCCGTTGCTAGCATGGAAGTCTCCCGATTTTTCCTGGATTTTGTCATCAAAAAACTTGGCCTTTTGCTTAAGCATATCAGAAATGATTGGTAAATTCTTGGCTCGTTGATTTGCAAACCATTTGATCAATGCTCTTTCCATTTTAGGAAGCTCTGAAGGTTTAAACGTTTTTCTCTTTAACAGAACCATATTCAGCATGCGCCGGGAACTTCCTTATGGTGTTCTCCTTGTTCTTAATACGGTTTATTGTTGATCTATGCACGTGAAAACTTTTGGCTAAGAAATTTACCGAAAATCCTTTACTTAGTTTCCTTAAAACGTCagctttttgttttattgtaaTCAACGTTAATTTTTTCCCTGCCATTATGATACCGCACTCAATAAAACGTCAGTTAAAACTGAttcaaatgtcccaaaataacgcGCGTAAGACAACTAGCCAATCACAGCAATTCATTAGCGAAATAAATCGGGACTTCCCCGAATTTTATTGAATCTAAGgaaccgttaccaaaaaaaaacaaggcaATGTCGCAAGTATCGAGTTCAAATTTTTTGGATGTCGCAAGTACTGATTATGTAATAGAAAAATTGCCTTTGTTGCAAGAATCGATGTGTGCAAGTACCGAGTATGTGCACGAATCGAGATACTACTGTAATAACACCATGTTTTAAACAAAAAACTGCACGTTAACATATCTGTACGACTTTGGGTGAGGGGTACGGCTCTATagggtaaattgaaaaaaattgcgtcaaaataaaatttctcagCAACTCCTAAGGATAGACATATCAAATAAGAAACACTTGTCAGGCCACGTTTTTGCCGAAATGAGAAGAATTGGATATTGTAAAACTTAGTTATTGAAAAACGGACGACTGGTACATTGCGCTACTccaatattttaaaatgtttgcttagctAGATGCTCAtatcagagctgctcaacccctatacacttgtagcacttttgtttttgttttgccctgaatcataggcacagattcaaattcacactttgaatataaaaaaaaatgttcatagcactcccatatgccctcacatataatttggaatcatatgaaaatgcttgaatttcttatgaaagtgccaagaaaaagcactcccgtatgaagctcgggcacttgtgtatgataaaaaaatgtaCACTAAAAATttcacaactaaaaattattcaaaaacattatagcactgaacaaaatttgtaatcaaatttgattcataaataaaattaaaatagataatttacagctgaaatatatggggtatatgaccaaagaatgtaagcaaaactgtaccaaaacaagAGGAGCCAATTCAaacttcatatgatattagttaattaTCCTCAAGGGAAGTCAATAACTTgtgatacaaaattctggttcaaaactagacctagagtgccaaataacgagctgcggctacatatgagtatgcctctttctcaacactattcaaacagtacgtaactatcgaaaatgtaccaaaataaatttgtatatagttaggaactagtgaaaagttaaCGCCTCGGGGTTAAtatccaccgcctaggacatcgccatgttaaattggCCAGTTGAAAACATGTGAATGAGATAGATGGCGAGCTTTTAGTGATTCAGACCGCAGTATAAATGCACTTATTTTGAACTAAAGATTCTCCTTACGGGGTAGTttctgtgactttttatttcaattcggtatattatttttcttggttatgagacattttttgactTGAAGTGGGAGGAACCGTAAATTTACtatgcctatcatttacttgttaagcattttattaaattcaaatggtatatcagcacctcagtaatctctgttgctaatatatgtatgtaaatttgaacacaaatttaaagctgcagacattggtgcgttatcggtaaccgtatcggtaaccttataacagctgattcgaccaaccttatgggaatctatgtaatcggttattggtgccatatcgtaacgttacggtcgtaaccgtatcgtaaccaaccaattggtttttgttttttcgccatatccataacctaaaattatttggtttggtgaatttaataactttttgtagattttattcattgttttggatacgttatgactaggagacttattttttgtggaatatgtttgtaattttttgcgttttctgcatttgtatgaaattttcacgatttttaggttgaggcaccattaatcgataacaatgtatcgtatagggttacgttagggatacgactacagcgatacgacaaacggcaccaatgacgcCGCTTTAAAACAAACCACGCGGagccctctaattaagcatttcaaaagttttaaaattcaatttccaatgcaacatCTCTATATTcacttttagtattatttattattgaaacccaaattccgacgatatatgtatatagaatatgttcCTACAAAACTTGAGGctataggtcaatgtaatttttcgcaaCTTTCAGAATTAAGTTTATTGGCTTTTGAATGTTGGCGATATAACTATTTACGTAATATttaaagcaaatattttgtaacttgaaaccaaatattcaaccttttccgacctcaaacaattaaaattttttaaatatatttttttaaatacaaaaaagtttcagtgcacatacaattttgtacatgtattgtgattcgcacttccatataaaaaatttggaGCAGCTCTGCTCATATTttctctattaactagattttgaaaatcaatattaatttttcattttctgtagactcatttaaaagaaaagttcgtTTGAAACAttaatgggcaattcatggcactttaaTTTATAAACCGCCAGCAAAAAAccaacctttcttccattctctggctattcgcgacagccgttctccctcagcaattatttgacaggtagctatggcaatggaggaatagaaagatttttcacttgtatgaattcacaatggttaaATCAAAGCGACGCCAGCGCCAAAAGGATGCCAAAGAAGAATGTATTTTGGCCTTTAATGATTTCATAAAGCTTCTGTGCAAAATTGCTATTAGAATGTTTTTCAAAATTCCGAATAagctacatatgtgtatacgaaaGAAATACTTATTTGATTAATATTTATAAAGTGTTTTTGTTTCTTATGTAGTTACCGCTGCAATGAAGGAACCTCTGCCTGGCTGGATTGAAGGTGTTAACGGACCAACAGGGCTAATGATTGGAGCAGCGCGTGGTATTATTCGGTCAATGCATTGCAATCCGGAATACTCATCGACTGTCATACCAGTGGATAAAGCTATAAATGGCATGATAGTGGCTGGTTATAATCGAGGCAATTCCAAAAAAAAGCAATCTGTAGAATTTTGTAATCTTTGCATATCCAAAAAAGCTCTGCTTTCTTGGGGCGAAAGCATAGAAACCGGCAAGCGATTTTTCTATAAATTTCCACTCAGTTATGCGTTATGGTATCCAGATGGTTCGATCAAGAACAATTATTATCATCATCTTTTTTGTGTCATTTTCTTTCATTATCTGCCTGCATACTTCATAGATTTTGTGCTTTTATTATTTGGACAAAAACCTTTGTAAGTCAAACGCATTAAGTGTATAACTGAATAATCGATTCGGGTTCGATTATCGAACAGTACGAGGTTATGGTTCGGTTCGGTTTTGACTAAAATCTTGGCCGATTGTGCAATGATAGAAAGTCTATTGAAACACCTCTTTATTCATGGAATAGTTGTGCCACCTATAACAGGATAATTTTTACTCGTTATCTCTTTTATTTAATCAAATTTATAGCATTGGCAATTAGAGAAGAATAGCTAAATTTCTCCATCGACTTCGCGGCAGCTTGGTTTAATTTGTTAATCATCGCACCTCacgaacacatgcatacatacatatatcgcacactaactgcAGAATTCAAATGTTCGACTTCGGGTGTAGAACTGTTTTAGAACTAAAAATATCTTTaagctttaaaattttcattatgaaGCACTGGTTCGGTTCAGATTCTGCCGAGCCCTTAAGTTCGGTTGGACACTAATGGCAATGAGCTTTAGCAATTATGTATTGAAAAATCGTATACATTTACATTAGGCTGGatcgattttttttgaaaatgagaATAACAAAAACGAAATCTATGGAAATCAGTAAGAAGATTTGCACCTCACACTGTAAGTAATAAATTAATTTTCCGTCCGTGCAAATTGATAAGCAAATTTTATCTAAATAATTTATAAGAAATACTTATTCGTCGGAACTTACCTAAAAGCAAGGCTTAATAACAAGGGGATGCAAATAACGGGGCTTGAAGATTAAGTATTTCTCTCtttagtatttttgttttttaatttttcgcaaccTTCGAAATTGATCTATCTGCCCACCTATGGCAGGTGTCTGAAAATTCTTATCTTCTTTTTCAAATcgaataataatttttcaattatagaaaactttaaaaagaaacaataattattataaaaattattgttataggccttgagctcgaattcggACCAAGAAGGCCGATAAAcccaaaaacaaaaatgtatttaataatttgggaaaagtttcaACAACGTGACAGCAGGACGGACAAAGTGACAACTGTTTCAATTATATATGGATCATTAATATATGAAATCATACTGTTTCCGAATTATATTGATATATGAAACATTCGGAGTAACTATTGAGATAGAGAGTTAGCTGAAGGGGCCCAAGTTTTCTATAGTGTTCCGGTAACCCAGGCTTCAGTAGATAACAGCGGCACTATTCCTGGACTTTTTGCGAAGAAATTGCATTCTGGCAAATGTCTACGGATAGTTTCGGCACCAACTGGTAAATCGATGTCATCCAGCTTTTAATGGCGCATACATATAAGATAAGTTTCCAACTACGTATGAGCTATCATCTGTAGAAGAAAGGCCCTGTTTCGGCCGCGGTTTTCGCCCTTTATTTTATCACAGAGGGCTATTACTTTCATTTGCAGCCCACCCTATTATTTTGAGCTCCAAAGTTGTCAGGAATTCATCGATCCTATGCCACGTAGGTGCGAGGAAGTGTTGTCATTGAGACCATTTTATGTGGAAGTAGTCATGATAAAAACATTTATCAAAAATGTTAAGCTACGTGGACAAGTTTCTCAATTGCACACATTCATATTATGTTTTTCCGGAACGAAAAAATAAgtgaattttattttgaggttttCTATCGTgagatttttgaattttaaatattaaattgcgcaaatacttaaaaaaaaatcatggCCGACCAGAACAGACAACTCTTATACgttataattgttattattatGGAAGTATTATTTTAGTTTGCTTAATGTTTACATTAGATTGCAATGTATTAACTgcgtaaatatagtatatataactAATGTGACTTACCTTAAGCCAGAAATATTTcttttgtatgtattaagtggGGATCAGGACAAACAAGgcgacgacagctgtttcgattataccttgtaaatctcttcaaagccttttctcccgggagtgggatgtcgcgttgtttaaatttttcccaaattattacataaattataaacaaaaaattgcttcaaataaatgttttcatgcatttaaaaaagcaatgagAGTAATCCACGCTTatttcatacaaatagacaacattggttaattctttgtagttcaaAAGCAAAAAATACCAGTTTCGTTGAAACCTTCAACACATgtttacatacaaagtatgtactgtgcaaaataataaaatatgtaaggaaggcaattgggataaagtttacaacaactaaggcatgacgtggctgaatgcttttgtaacacttcaaccatcacaggagtgtgggttcaaatcccactcccgggagaaaaggctttgaagagatttacaaggtataatcgaaacagctgccggcttgtccgtcctgatgtcacgttatttacaaatttttccaaattattaaataaattataaatataaaattgcttcaaataaatgttttcatacatttaaaaaagcaatgagGGAAATCCCCTCTTAAttcatacaaaataaatatttttggctTAAGGTAAGTCATATTagttatatatactatatttacgcAGTTAATACATTGCAATCGAATGTAAGCATTAAGGGAACTAAAATAATACTTCCATGATAATAACGTATAAGAGTTCTCTCTCTTCTGGTCggccatgattttttttttagtttttgcgcaatttaatatttaaaattcaaaaatctcGACGAacgaaaaccaaaaaataaacaaaataaaattcactTATTTGTTTTTGTTCTAGAAAAACATATATATGGATGTGTGTaattaagaaatttgaaattttttccttTGCAGAACGTCAATAATTTCAGAAACGGTTATACcttataaatgtttttatcatGACTACTTCCACAAAAAATGGTCTCAATGACAACACTTCCTCGCACCTACGTGGCATAGGATCGATGAAATTCTGACAAAATTGAAGCTCAAAATAATAGGGTGGGCGGCAAATGGCAGTAATAGCCCTCTGTGATAAAATAAAGGGAAAAAACCGCGGACGAAAACAGGGCCTTTCCTCTACAGACGATAGCTCATACGTAGTTGGAAAGTTATCTGATTTGTATGCGCCAGTAAGAGCCGGATGACATCGATTTACCAGTTGGTGCCGAAACTATCCGAAGACATTTTACAGAACGCAATTTATTCGCAAAAAGTCCAGGAATAGTGCCGCTGTTATCTACTGAAGCCTGGGTTACCGGAACACCGTAGAAAACTTGGGCCCCTTCAGCTAACTCTTTATCTCAATAGTTACTCCGAATGTTTCATATATCAATATAATTCGGAAACAGTATGATTTCATCTATTAACGATCCATTTGTGGACTTGGTCCCATTCtttcttttaaaaatattaaattttttcatcgGTACTGAGTTTTGACAAAATTGAAAGTACCAAATATGATAATACCAATTGGTaagcaaaaaaattgtttatttatctatcgaaaatttattgaatgAACTAATGAACCGCTGCGAAAGGTTGTTCGGTTTTGGTTCAGTTATTTAAAGTAAAAGATCGTTACCGGTTCAAATACCGGCGCGGCATACTGTGGTCGGAGAGAGGCAACATCAAGTTGTTTATTAGTCCAAGCTCCAGAAAGTACGTTCAGTAAATGTAATCGTCTCTGCACAACAAAAACAGTGGAATGACGGCGCTAAAGTCGTGGTAGTTTTTGGGGCTTAAGAAGGACTAATCTATTTGATTGAATGCTCTACGGATCAAAAGTTTATTTGGAAATACTAGATAACGTAATGTTACTTTTTCCACATAGAATTCGAAAATAAAGTTGATTCTTCTCAAATCTCTCGTATGTTTGTGTGATCTTTTAGCAAAATATTTCCAACTGATTAGGAAAAGTGGCATCATTACCTACAAATCCAGATTTTTTGGGGAGCCTCAGGTGACTTTGTTTAAAAGTTAGAATTTTggagtgcaacatgagggtaacattttttacagaaaataaaaCGCTGAAAATAGTTGAAATTTGACACCAATTGCACGGACGATGTTATGCAGATCTTCTTAAGCCATTCCAATATTACTTTAGTCACTATCATGAACAAAACGACCCGCCTTAGTCTCGATACAGCTCGATACAACCCTATATAATACTTTTCCTGTTATTTTTAGTTTGGTGCATgtacaaaacaaaatttcaatgGGGCTTGAATTATTGCAATACTACACTACTAAAGACTGGGACTTTCGGAACGAACGTTTTCAATGTTTAAGTGATAAACTGAATCAAAAGGATCAAGAAATCTTTGATACATCCGTTGGTCAAGTTAATTGGGATCAGTATATACGTGGCTATATAATCGGTATGCGCACATACATACTTGGAGAGAGTGAGGAGACAATTACAAAGGCCAGAAAAGTTTTGAGACGCTTATATATCTTAGACCGCATAGCAACATATACTATTTTAACATTTACTTTCTTGTTCCTTTGGGCTAATTTGGAAACCTTTGTGGAGAAAAGTGATGCTATAATACGATCTTCTATATACATAATATACGAAGATCGTAATCAATCCATTCATATTTAGCTTGTATACAACACGATAAAATCAAATTAGTTTCGAGGATCCGGTACCAAATGTGGGACTAATGACTCAAATTCTTTAAATTAATGATTAAAtttaaatgataatttttttttataaaatataaaaatataaaatataaaagtttaacAAATCAACTTATGTATAAGCATATCGCACACCTACATCAAAAAAAGAGTACATATATTCAGGAAACACAAAAAACTTTCCCATATGCGCCAATGAAATTTTTAGTGTTTACCAAGCTCCCTCTCGGTGAGTGCCGAACCTTATGTTTAACCGAGTATAGAGATCGGTTGGTTTTGAATTGGGAAACCCGTTAGTGTACATAGCTTCAAAAAGTTAGATTTTTTACTTAGCTCtctattgatctaggtgtgcgatatgatTTATTTTTCTTAATCATCGGACGCTTTCAGCAAACCCAACGTTGATCACTAGTTCAGTAATAACTTTCTGAACTCAACGTTGAGTATTTTTAGAGTAGCCGTTTTTTTTTGCGAGCTAGTGGAAATAAATTGCTCCGGCTTAGAAAGTAGTTTCCTCGGAACCCGCCAAAGGAAGATGGCGGCCCcattccgctggaaggaccaggagaAAAACGAAttgaattcccttggtgtgaccaattggtgccagtaaactcaacgaagaagcgactggggCGTCTATGGCCATTACCTTTTAAACGCTTGAGCGCTAATTAAGAATAGTGAAAATAAAAGACTAGGTAGATTAGCGAATAGCATAGAAAGCAACCACACAAAGAAAGCTAGCTGAGTTGTCTAAGCGGTTTGACGTAAAATCGCTTAAGCAAGAGTTGACCAAAAAACGGACCCTTTTGTGAACGGGCAAATGAAATGTGCATACGAAATATAGAttaacaaaaatatctaaaagcTTTGATTGAATTACATGTATCAAGATGGTACGggtcaaggcgaatctataccaggtggtggcaaagcgaattcaatcaattcgccgtgcagatgaatgtcaagtcaaaagaaaattttcatagatttcgattaactgacattttgttgtacaaggctttgtatggaaaattatcaagaagaagcaatcagctgacgggataacaccacctgtaatgaattcgccttggtatgGGTATTCAGTAGGCGACACGTTGGTCTCAacagagtaatttgatttgaaaaattccgcaaagaagccggtgatctcttgatcatcgctggaaatattatctttgaatttcttggatgatggaaaccctttaaccctgcgtttagagtttacgaatccgtaaaatgctttCGGATTGCAAATTATAATTCTTTTCATTTTGCAAAGATaaactttataacactttttgttcaattgaaaatacttatgGCGTAGAAttgagtactgtaagtaatggttatgtaaacccgtcttctTAAGCAACTTGAAAGACCgagactttttatttttttttttttaattttcagctctTATTCTTGACGTCAGTTTTAATAATCCcaaggcgaaaaataaaaattttagctcgttcaaaagatattaacgaaaaaccgaaaaatgacacacgggttcctccgaaaccggggttgggacccatagtatttttgcgcagaacacctttctgcattggcagcCTTCGT contains:
- the LOC137236677 gene encoding putative fatty acyl-CoA reductase CG5065 isoform X1, with the protein product MELLNATSECEKSEIAEWYSGKSILITGATGFMGKVLVEKLLRSCSGIKKIYLLIRSKKGVDPLKRKDQFFKCVIFNQVLKDIPSIINKVKVVKGDVMDHDLGLSSNDISELASNVEVIFHCAANVRFDQPLRPMIQMNVVGTLKILQLAEKMSNLKVLVHVSTSYCQCNERVLEERSYPAPQNPFDVIKMTEEMSDEALQKITLRLLNGLPNTYAYSKSLTEDLICRYGKNLPVIVTRPSIVTAAMKEPLPGWIEGVNGPTGLMIGAARGIIRSMHCNPEYSSTVIPVDKAINGMIVAGYNRGNSKKKQSVEFCNLCISKKALLSWGESIETGKRFFYKFPLSYALWYPDGSIKNNYYHHLFCVIFFHYLPAYFIDFVLLLFGQKPFLVHVQNKISMGLELLQYYTTKDWDFRNERFQCLSDKLNQKDQEIFDTSVGQVNWDQYIRGYIIGMRTYILGESEETITKARKVLRRLYILDRIATYTILTFTFLFLWANLETFVEKSDAIIRSSIYIIYEDRNQSIHI